TGCTGGCGGTGCCGCTGGTGACCCTGCTGGTCACGCCGCTGGCGTTGCTTGGTGTGCTGCTGCCCCCTCTGTGGCTGCTGGCGGCGGACCTGCTGCAATTGATGAACGCCATTCTCGAATGGATGGCCGGCTGGCCGTGGGCAATGCACGGGGCAGCGCTGGCGCCGCTATGGGCAGGCATGGCCGGACTGGGCGGCGGCATACTGCTGGCCGCGCGGTTGCCGTTTTCCTGGCGCTGGCAGGGCCTGCTCTGGCTGGCGCCGGTGCTGCTGTGGCAATCGGTACGGCCGGCCAGCGGAGAGTTCGAGCTGCTGATGCTGGATATCGGCCAAGGCAGCTCCGTGCTGGTGCGCACGGCTGGCCACAGCCTGCTGTACGACACCGGAGCCCGACACAGCGAACGCAGCGATGCGGGGCAGCGCATCCTGGTGCCGCTGCTTGCGGCGCTGGACGAGCGGCTCGACCGTCTGGTGCTCAGCCATGCCGACAACGACCATGCTGGCGGCGCCCCGGCCGTGTTGCAGGCCCGGCCGCAGGCGCGGGTCATGGGCTCGCTGCCTCCGGCGCATCCCCTGCATGCCAGCCCGGGCGTCACGACCTGCCAGGCCGGCCAGCAGTGGGAATGGGAGGGAGTACGTTTCGAAGTCCTGCATCCCGCTGCAGGCGCTGCCATCACGGAAGCGAACACCAATGCCAGCAGTTGCGTGCTGCGCATCAGCAACGGGCGACGCAGTGCCTTGCTGGCGGGGGATATCGAGGTGGAGCAGGAGCTACGGCTGGCACAAATCCTGCCTGCAAGCCGCTTGCAATCCGATGTGCTGCTGGCCGCCCACCATGGCAGCGACACGTCCACCAGTCTTGAATGGCTGCAGGCCGTGCAGCCGCGCTGGACGCTGATCCAGCATGGTTACCGCAACAGCTACGGTCACCCGCACGCCTCCGTGCTCCAACGCCTGATGGCACAGGGCACCACCATCGTTCAGACCGACCAGTGCGGCGCCGGCTGGTGGCGTTCCAGCAGCAACCAGATCGTCTGCGAGCGTGAACAGCACCGCCGCTACTGGCAGCACGATGTGCCCTTGCCCGCCGTCCGTCAGCAGGCTCCTCAAGGCGGCACTGGTAATACGTGAGGCGATGCATGGTGTACCTACCGGTTGCCCGCCTGCACGCGCTGGGACGACGCTCCCGTCACTCGGCATGCATTCCGACACACGGAATCCCCGCAGCTTGCTATGCTGTACAACAGAACAACAAGCCCGGGGAGATCCTGCATGACTGCCTTCGACGAGATGTACCGTTTCGTGCCCTACGACCTGGCGCCGGTACGGGACCATTACGCAGCCTATGCCCAATGGCTGCGGCAACAGACCCCGCAGGATCTGCAATCGTTGCGCGAAGAGGCGGAACTGATCTTTCGCCGCGTCGGCATCACCTTTGCCGTCTATGGCGACAAGGACGAGGACGGCACCGGCGGCGAGCGCCTGATCCCCTTCGACCTGCTTCCCCGCGTCATCCCCGTTGCCGAGTGGGACCGCCTACAGGCCGGCCTGGCGCAGCGGGTTACCGCCCTCAACCGCTTCCTGCACGACGTCTACCATGAGCAGGCCATCCTCAAGGCCGGCATCATCCCGTCCGAACAGGTGCTCGGCAACGCGCAGTTCCGCCAGCAGATGATCGGCGTCAGCGTGCCCAATGGCGTCTACTCGCACATCAGCGGCATCGACGTGGTGCGTGCCACCCACGGCGAGGAAGAGGGCCAGTATTTCGTGCTTGAAGACAATCTGCGCGTGCCCAGCGGCGTGAGCTACATGCTGGAAAACCGCAAGATGATGATGCGGCTGTGTCCGGAACTGTTCCAGTCGCACAAGGTGGCGCCGGTGGCGCATTACGCCGACCTGCTGCTCGAAACCCTGCGCCAGAGCGCTCCCGCCGCGGTTTCCGACCCGGTGGTCGTGGTGCTCACCCCGGGCATGTACAACAGCGCCTATTTCGAGCACGCCTTCCTCGCGCAACAGATGGGCGTGGAACTGGTGGAGGGGCAGGACCTGTTCGTCAAGGACGGCTTCTGCTACATGCGCACCACGCAGGGCCCGCAGCGCGTGGACGTGATCTATCGCCGCATCGATGATGATTTCATGGACCCGCGCGTGTTCCGCAAGGAATCCACCCTGGGCTGCGCCGGCCTGATGGACGTCTACCGCGCCGGCCACGTCGCCATCTGCAACGCCATCGGCACCGGCATTGCCGATGACAAGTCGATCTATCCCTACGTGCCGCAGATGATCGAGTTCTACCTCGGCGAAAAGCCGCTGCTGGCCAACGTGCCAACCTGGCTTTGCCGCAAGCCGGACGACTTGCGCTACGTGCTGGACCATCTCGATGAACTGGTCGTCAAGGAAGTGCATGGGGCCGGCGGCTACGGCATGCTGATCGGTCCCACCGCCAGCAAGGCCGAGATCGAGGAGTTCCGCGCCGTGCTGCAGCAGCACCCGGAGCGCTACATCGCCCAGCCCACGCTCAGCCTCTCCACCTGCCCGACCTTCGTTGACAGTGGCGTGGCTCCGCGCCATATCGACCTGCGCCCCTTCGTGCTCTGCGGCAAGGAAGTGCAGATGGTGGCAGGCGGCCTGACGCGCGTGGCGCTGAAGGAAGGCTCGCTGGTCGTCAACTCCTCCCAGGGCGGCGGCACCAAGGACACCTGGGTGCTCTGAGCCACACAACAACAAGAAAGGGAAGCCATGCTGTCACGCACTGCCGATCACCTCCTGTGGATGGCCCGCTACATCGAGCGCGCCGAAAACACCGCCCGCATGCTGGACGTCAACTGCCAGACCGGCATGCTGCCGATTTCTGCCGCGCAGGCCGAGCAGGGCTGGGAGGGGTTGCTCTCCATCTGCGAGCTGCTGCCGGCCTACCGCCGCCGGCATGACGATATCCGGCCGGAACGCATTATCGCGTTCATGGCCGCCGATGCCGACAACCCGTCCTCCATCATCGCCTGCATCCAGGCCTCGCGCGAGAACGCCCGCGCCGTGCGCGGCCAGCTTACCACCGAAGTCTGGGAAACCTACAACCAGACCTGGATCGAGGCGCAGGCCATGCTGAAAACCGACATCCTCACCGATGACCCCAGCCGTTTCTTCGAGTGGGTGAAGGACCGTTCGCATCTCGCCCGCGGCGTGATGCTGGGCACCATGCTGATGGACCAGTCGCTGTGGTTCCTGCGCCTCGGTACCTTTCTGGAGCGCGCCGACAACACCGCACGCCTGCTGGACGTGAAATTCCACGCCCGCGACAAGGAATTCCACGTCAGTGATCTGGTGGACCAGGAAGAGCTGGACTTCTACCACTGGAGCGCCATCCTGCGCAGTGTCTCGGCCTTCGAGGTGTACCGCAAGGTCTACCGCGACGTGATCCGCCCCGACCGCGTGGCCGAGCTGCTGATGCTGCGCCCCGACATGCCGCGCTCGCTGCTGGCCAGCATGGACGAGGTATTGACCAACCTCGACCGCATCGGTGCGAAAACCCTCAGCAGCCCCTCCCGTCGCCTGGCTGGGCGTATCCAGTCCGAACTGCAATATGGCGAGATTCACGACATCCTGGAAACCGGCCTGCACAGCTACCTTACGCGCTTCCTGGAGCGCATCCACGAACTGGGGCAGGTGATTACGGACGAGTTCCTCTACTAGACAGCGCGGTGAGCCGGCGCGTCGCGCATGGCGGGATTACGGCTTTGCGTGTCGGCGTTGCGTTCGTGCTCCGGGACCATGCATCCCCGGAGCGCAATCAGTTCTGCAAACTGCCCTTCATCCGCAAGCGGATATGCTGCACCTCGAATCCCTGCGTCCTGAGCTGCTTGAGCCAGATCGGCAGCAACTGCCGTGCCTTGGCTGCCACCGCATTGCCCGAGACGATCAGGCACCATTCCCCATCCTCCACCACGCCAAAAGTGATATGCGCGCGCAGCATGGGCGGAATCAAGGGCGTGATGCAGCGCCCGCAGTCCTGCGCGTGGCGCAGCCGCTGCATCAGCGTGCCCAGCACCGGCGCCTCTTCGGCGGCCTGTTCCAGGCGGATGGCTTGGTGTCTGCGTTGCATGGCGCCATTATCGTTGCGCTGCAGGGCAGGGCGGCCGCTTTTCACAAATGCGCACAGATGCAATCGATTGCGACGGGGCATTGCTGCATCTGTAACCAAGCCGGATAGTAGAATGGGCGATTGCCGATCCCGGGTTGACGCGGTGCAGCATCGTGCAGTTGAGATTGCCCGCACCGCCCCTATCTGTTGAACCGGAATCCGCCTCAACACCCAACAAACTACAAGGACACTGCCCGTCCTTCAGCTCCCGCCCCGGCGGCGGCACCCCGGGCGGCAGTGTGAATGCATGGCCACCATCCTGACCAAAATCTTCGGCAGCCGCAACGATCGCCTGCTGGGCAAGTACCGCAAGACGGTCGCGCGCATCAATGCGCTCGAAAAGGACTTCGAGCAGCTCTCCGACGAGCAGATCCCTGCCAAGACCGCGGAATTCCGCGAGCGCGTCGCCAAGGGCGAAACGCTGGACGCCATCCTGCCCGAAGCCTTTGCCCTGGTGCGAGAAGCCTCCAAGCGCATCATGAAGATGCGCCACTTCGACGTGCAAATGATTGGCGGTCTGGCGCTGCACGAAGGCAAGATCGCCGAAATGCGCACCGGCGAGGGCAAGACGCTCACTGCAACGCTGCCGGTCTACCTAAATGCCCTGTCCGGCAACGGCGTGCATGTGGTCACCGTGAACGATTACCTGGCCAACCGCGATGCGCAATGGATGGGCCGCCTGTACAACTTCCTGGGCCTGACGGTGGGCGTGAACCTGCCGCAGATGCCGCGCAACCTCAAGCAGGAAGCCTACGCCGCCGACATCACCTACGGCACCAACAACGAATTCGGCTTCGACTACCTGCGCGACAACATGGTGTACGAAGTGGCCGAGCGCGTGCAGCGCCCGCTCAACTACGCCATCGTCGATGAAGTGGATTCCATCCTGATCGACGAGGCGCGCACCCCGCTCATCATCAGCGGCCAGGCCGAAGACCAGACCGAGATGTATCGCGCCATGAACCAGGTGGTGCCCTACCTCACGCGTCAGGAAGGCGAAGAGAACCTGGTCACGGGCGAAGGCGTCATCACCCCCGGCGACTTCACCGTCGATGAAAAGGCGCACCAGGTCTACCTGACCGAGCAGGGCCACGAGCATGCCGAGGAAGTGCTGGCCAAGCTGGGCCTGCTGCCCGAAGGCAGCTCGCTCTACGACCCGGCCAACATCAGCCTGATGCACCACCTGTACGCCGCGCTGCGTGCCAACCACCTGTACCACCGCGACCAGCACTACGTGGTGCAGCAGGGCGAAAACGGCCCCGAAATCGTCATCGTGGATGAATTCACCGGCCGCCTGATGGCCGGCCGCCGCTGGAGCGATGGCCTGCACCAGGCCGTCGAAGCCAAAGAGGGCGTGCCGATCCAGGCCGAGAACCAGACCTTGGCCTCCATCACCTTCCAGAACTACTTCCGCCTGTACGCCAAACTCTCCGGCATGACCGGCACGGCCGACACCGAAGCCTACGAGTTCCAGGAAATCTACGGTCTGGAAACTGTGGTGATTCCGCCCAACCGACCGAGCCAGCGCATCGACCAGCTCGACCGCGTCTACAAGACCACGCCCGAAAAATACAAGGCGGCCATCGACGACATCCGCGAGTGCTACGAGCGCGGCCAGCCGGTGCTGGTGGGCACCACCTCGATCGAGAACTCCGAAATCATTTCGGGCTTGCTGCGCGAAGCCGGCCTGCCGCATCAGGTGCTCAACGCCAAGCAGCACGAGCGCGAGGCCGAGATCGTGGTGCAGGCCGGTCGTCCGCACATGATCACCATCGCCACCAACATGGCCGGCCGTGGTACCGACATCGTGCTGGGTGGCAGCCTGGAGAAGATGATCGCTGCCGTCGAGAACGACGCCAGCCTGGACGATGCCGCCAAGCAGAAGACCATCGAGGATCTGCGCGCCAACTGGCAATCCGACCACGAAAAGGTCAAGGAGCTGGGCGGCCTGCGCATCATCGCCACCGAGCGCCACGAATCGCGCCGCATCGACAACCAGCTGCGCGGCCGATCCGGCCGCCAGGGTGACCCGGGCTCCTCCCGCTTCTACCTGAGCCTGGACGACCAGTTGATGCGCATCTTCGCCGGCGACCGCGTGCGTGCCATCATGGACCGCCTGAAAATGCCCGAAGGCGAGGCGATCGAGGCCGGCATGGTCACGCGCTCCATCGAAAGCGCCCAGCGCAAGGTGGAAGCCCGCAACTTCGACATCCGCAAGCAGCTGCTCGAGTACGACGACGTATCCAACGAGCAACGCAAGGTAATCTACCGCCAGCGCAACGAGGTGCTCGAATCCATCGGCCTGCAGGAGCAGATCGACGGCCTGCGCCAGAGCAGCTTCACCGATCTGGTGCACAGCTTCGTGCCGCCGCAGAGCATGGAAGAGCAGTGGGATCTGGCCGGCCTGGAAAAGACACTGGCCGAGGACTGGGGCCTGGACATCAACCTGCGCGGCATGGTCGAGGCGTCCAACAGCATCACCGACGAGGAGATCGTCGAGAAGGTGCTGGCGGAAACCGACGCTGCCTTCAAGGCCAAGTTCGACCTGGTGGGCGAGGAGCACTTCGTCAACTTCGAGCGCGCCGTGCTGCTGCAGAGCATGGACACGCACTGGCGTGAACACCTGAGCGCGCTGGACCACCTGCGCCAGGGCATCCATCTGCGCGGCTACGCGCAGAAGCAGCCCAAGCAGGAATACAAACGCGAGGCCTTCGAACTGTTCGGCCAGATGCTGGATGCCATCAAGAACGACGTCACACGCATCCTGATGAACGTGCGCATCGAATCGCCGCAACAGCTGGATGAAGCCACCGAAGCCGCGCTGCCCAGCGATGGCGGCGGCTACATCAACATCACCTACACCTCGCCGAACGAAAGCGGCGAGCCGGAAAGCACACCGGCTGCAGCCGGTGCTGCGCTGGCTGCCGGTGCCCTGGCCGACATGCCGGCCGAAGCCTTCGTCGGTGTCGGTCGCAACGATCCCTGCCCCTGCGGCAGCGGCAAGAAGTACAAGCAGTGCCATGGCAAGCTGAGCTGATCAGCGCGTGCCTCCCCACGGAAAACAGGCCTCGTGCCTGTTTTCTGCTTTTTTGGCGGCACAATTGAAAGATTGCGAGACCCGCATCCCCACCAACGATTGTCTCCCGGAGATTTGTCCATGCCCGTGAACCTGACTGCCCCCCGTGCCGAAGACCTGTATCCCGTCGAAGGGCTGCGCCTGGGCGTGACCGAAGCCGGCGTGCGCAAGGCCAACCGCAAGGATCTGACCGTGCTGCTGCTGGATGAGGGTGCCTCTGTCGGCGCCGTGTTCACGCGCAACCGCTACTGCGCTGCTCCGGTGCAGGTCTGCCGCGAGCATCTGGAGGGCGGTCAGGCGGCTATCCGCGCCATGGTCATCAACACCGGTAATGCCAATGCCGGCACGGGCGCTTCCGGCCTGCAGGCTGCGCGCGACACCTGTGTGGCGCTCGCGAAGGAGCTGGGCGTGCAACCTCAGCAGATCCTGCCGTTCTCCACCGGCGTGATCATGGAAAACCTGCCGGTCGACCGCATCGTCGCCGGCCTGCCCGCCGCCATCGCCAATGCCCAGCCCGGCAACTGGGCGCAGGCCGCCGAAGGCATCATGACGACCGACACCGTGCCCAAGGCTTTCAGTGCCCAGGCCGAGGTGGACGGCGTGACCATCACCGTCACCGGCATCAGCAAGGGCGCCGGCATGATCCGCCCCAACATGGCGACCATGCTGGGCTTTCTGGCAACCGACGCGCGCGTCAGCCAGGGCGTGATGGCACAGCTGGCGCGTGAGTTGGCTGATGGCTCCTTCAACCGCATCACCATCGACGGCGACACCTCTACCAACGACTCCTTTGTCGTCATCGCCACCAACAAGGCGGCGCACGACGAAATCACCAGCCTGGACAGCACCGCCGGCCAGGCCCTGAAGGCCGCCATGCGGGGCGTATCGCGCCAGCTGGCCCAGGCCATCGTGCGTGACGGCGAGGGCGCCACCAAGTTCATCACCGTGCGCGTGGATGGGGGCAAGACACAGGAAGAGTGCCGTCTCGCCGCCTACGCCATCGCCCATTCGCCGCTGGTCAAGACCGCCTTCTTCGCCAGCGACCCGAACCTGGGCCGTATCCTGGCTGCCGTCGGCTATGCCGGCATCGACGATCTGGATCAGGGCAAGATCGAACTCTATCTGGACGACGTGCACGTGGTCACGCAGGGTGGCCGCAACCCGGCATACCAGGAAGAGCAGGGCCAGCGCGTGATGAAACAGGCCGAAATCACCGTGCGCGTGGACCTCGGCCGCGGCGACGCCAGCGATATCGTCTGGACCTGCGACCTGAGCCACGATTACGTCAGCATCAACGCAGATTATCGTTCCTGATAAAGGCACCGGCAGGCGCAATGCTGCCCGGGCAGCACCTGCCAGAGCGAACAACAGGAGAAAAAATGGCGACCGGTCGGTCGCCATGCCATTGCAGTCGACGACTGCTCAGTGCAGCGTATCGTTCCCCGGCATGAGCGTGCTGCCCGATTCCAGCTTGAAGAAGCCGGTGCCGGCCGAGCCACGCCCCACCTCGTCCACCGTCGCCTCGCGCACGCTGTGGATCTTGATGCGCAGTTCCAGCCCGATACCGGCCAGCGGATGATTGCCGTCCAGCACCACATGGTCGGGATAGATGTCGGTGACGATGTACAGCGCATCCTTGGGAATATCCGCATTGCAGCCCGCGGGCAAAGCGTGCCCGTCGAAGGCCATGCCTTCTTCCAGTTCGGCCGGGAACCACTTGCGCGCCTCGAGAAAGACCTTCTCTTCGTCATAATCGCCAAACGCGTGGTGCGGCTCCAGATGCAGTTCGACGGTATCGCCCACCTTGTGCTCCAGCAGCCCTTCGTCGATGGCCTCCAGCAGGTCGTCGCCGCCCACCAGAAACTCGACCGGCTCCTGCAGTTCGTCCAGCACCTCGCCCTGCATGTCTTTCATGATCCAGGTCAGCGCCACGACCGATTGATCGGTCACCAGAGTCTTGTCGGATGAATTTTCCATTGCACAATTGTCCCATGAACACCGACCAAGCTCTTCCCCTGCTCGGCAATTTGTCGCCCGTGCAATTCATGCGCCGCCACTGGCAGCGCAAGCCCCTGCTGGTGCGCCAGGCCATCCCAGGCTTCCAGCCGTTCCTCGATCGCCGCGAACTGGCCGCGCTGGCCGAGCGCGATGACGTCGAATCGCGCCTGATCACTTCGGGCACCGCCAAAGGCTGGACCTTTGCCAAGGGCCCGTTCCCCGAGACCAGGCTGCCCGCCTGGAAGCAGCGGCAATGGACGCTGCTGGTGCAGGGCGTGGACCTGCACGACGAGCGCGTGCATGCGCTTATGCAGCAGTTCCGCTTCATTCCCGATGCGCGTCTGGACGACGTGATGATCAGCTACGCCAGCGATGGCGGCGGCGTCGGTCCGCATTTCGACAGCTACGACGTATTTCTGCTGCAGGCGCATGGCCAGCGTCGCTGGCGCATCGGCCGCCAGAAGGACCGTACGCTGCTACCCGACATGCCGGTGCGAATCCTGGCCGATTTCCAGCCCGAGGAGGAATTCGTGCTGGATCCGGGCGACATGCTCTACCTGCCGCCGGGCTGGGCGCACGATGGGGTAGCGGTGGGCGAATGCATGACGTACTCCATTGGCTTCCGCGTGCCGCAGAAAGGCGATCTTGCGCGTGAACTATTGCTGCGCATGGCCGAACCGGCCGAGGATGCCCTGGGGGAAAAGCTGTACAAGGATGCCGGCCAGCCGGCCGTGGAGCAGGGCGCGGAAATCCCGCAGGCCATGCAGCAGTTCGCCTTCGACGCCGTTCATGCTGCCATGCTCGATGGCGAAAACATCGCGTGCGCGCTGGGCGAATACCTCACCGAACCCAAGGCCAACGTCTGGTTCGATGCGCCCGAGCAGGAGCCAACCGGACTGCAGCCGGGTGGTGTCCGGCTGGACCGCCGCAGCCGCATGCTGTATGACGAGCACCATATCTTCATCAACGGCGAAAGCTACCGCGCTGCCGGCAAGGACGCGAGGCTGATGCGCAAGCTGGCCGACGAGCGCATGCTCAAGCCCAAAGCGGTGGAGCGTGCCAGCGAGTCGGCTCGCGAATTGATGCTGTCCTGGGTGGATGCTGGCTGGCTGCACGACGGCCAGTAAGGCGAACGTCCCCACAAAATCTGCTCCGTTGACCTTCGGCATGCAGCAGGTCGCAGAAAACTGACGGATTTCTGTCACATCGATACAACGAAGTTGACGTTTTTGTCAGGAAAGGCGTCAGGCAATGTCAGAAATATCCGGGCTTTCCCTATAATTCAACGCAGAGGTGGAGCTCGGGTGTTCCGCCTCTGTTTTTGCCGAAACGGTAAGAACAATTTCCGGAAATTGTTTTTATTCACCTGACATACAAGGATATCCAATGAACAAGTCTCTCGTCATCGCTTCCGTGATCGCTGCTGCTGCTCTGGTCGCTTGCGGCAAGAAAGAAGAAGCTGCTGTGCAGGCCGCTTCCGCTGCTGACGTGGCTGCTTCCGCTGCTGTGGAAGCTTCCTCCGCTGCTGCTGACGCTGCTTCCGCTGCTGCTACCGCAGTTGACTCCGCTGCTTCCGCTTCTGCTGGCGCTGCTTCCGAAGCCGCTGCTGCTGCTGGTGACGCTGCTTCCGCCGCCGCTACCGCTGCTGCTGACGCTGCTTCCGCTGCTGCTTCCAAGTAATTGGATATTTGCCACGGCCTCGCGCCGTGGCAAGCAACAAGAAAGCCACCCTAGGGTGGCTTTCTTGCGTCTGCATTCCGGCAGAGCGGCACGAGCGGCTCAATCACCCGTGGCGTAGCTGACTGCCGGCACACGGTCCCACGGCTGGTCTTTGCCAGGACACCAGCGCAGCACGTCTCCCCGCACAGGATGGCCGCCCATCTCCCAGTCACCCAGCACCAGGCGGCGCAAGGGCGGCTGGTGCGAGGCATCGAGTACATGTTCCGCCGGCTTGTGCGTATGGCCATGCAGCAGGGTGTGGCAGCCATGTTCCGCCAGCCAGCGGCAGGCCAGCGGGTGGTCCACATCGGCATAGCCTTCGACTCCCAATTCATTCTTGCGCGATTCGCTCTGCGCGCGCAACTGGCGCGCCAGCGCCAGGCGCTGTTCCAGCGCTTGCTGCAGCAGGGCCTGCTGCCAGGCCGGCTGCCGCACCTGGGCGCGGAACTGCATGTATTGGGTATCGTCGATGCAGAGTGCATCGCCATGGCTGAGCAGGATGCGCTCGCTGGCGCCGGCAGCCTGGGGCCACTCCAGTACGCAGGGATCCTGCAGCAGCGTCATGCCGGCTTCGGCACAGAAGGTCTGGCCGACCAGAAAGTCGCGGTTGCCATGCATGAAATACAGCGCACGCGTCGCGCCGGCGGTGCGCAGGGCAGCGGCCACTGCGCGTTCGAAACCATGTTCGGCTGACCCGGTCACGTCATCCCCCACCCACACCTCGAAGATATCTCCGAGCAGAAACACCGCATCGGCCGGCGTCTGCTGCAGATAGCGGGCAAAGGCCTGCCAGGTGGCGTCGTCCTGCTGCAGATGCAGGTCGGAAACGAAATCGACGCAACGCCAGCTGGCGGGCGCGATCACGTGGGCCAGTGCAGTATCCGGAGTGGCGGGAGAGAGGGAGTCAGACATGGAGGCTCGGGGCAGGGCATGAAAAAGCCACGCAAGCAAGGCCCTGCGTGGCTTGGAAACAGCGTGGCGCTGGCGGCAGGCGCTTACAGCGCCACGGCCTTCTCGATCACCACGTCTTCCTTCGGCACGTCATCGTGGAAGCCGCGACGGCCGGTGGCGACCTTGGCGATCTTGTCCACCACCTCGGTGCCGCCGGTGACCTTGCCGAACACGGCGTAGCCCCAGCCCTGCGGCGTGGGAGCGGTGTGGTTCAGGAAGTCGTTGTTGGCCACGTTGATGAAGAACTGGGCGCTGGCCGAGTGCGGTGCCGAGGTACGGGCCATGGCGATGGTGTACTTGTCGTTCTTCAGGCCGTTGTTGGCTTCGTTCTGGATTTCCTTGGCGGTGGGCTTTTGCTGCATGCCGGGGGCGAAGCCGCCACCCTGCACCATGAAGCCGGGAATCACGCGGTGGAACACGGTGCCGTCGTAATGGCCGTTGCGGACGTACTCGAGGAAGTTGGCGACGGTGATGGGGGCTTTTTCAGCGTCCAGTTCCAGGGTGATGGTGCCGAGGTTGGCAATGTGCAGTTCTACAGTGCTCATGGTCGTTGTGGATCTCGTTATGAAGAAAGCGGGCCGGACGGCCCGCGGGGATGGCTTATTTTATCTGCGTGGCCGAGTTGATGACCACGGCCTGCTTGGGAACATCACTCGGGAACTGGGCATTGCCGCCGGTCGGCACCGCCTTGATGCGGT
The DNA window shown above is from Brachymonas denitrificans and carries:
- a CDS encoding peptidylprolyl isomerase; the protein is MSTVELHIANLGTITLELDAEKAPITVANFLEYVRNGHYDGTVFHRVIPGFMVQGGGFAPGMQQKPTAKEIQNEANNGLKNDKYTIAMARTSAPHSASAQFFINVANNDFLNHTAPTPQGWGYAVFGKVTGGTEVVDKIAKVATGRRGFHDDVPKEDVVIEKAVAL